A part of Halobaculum sp. MBLA0143 genomic DNA contains:
- a CDS encoding cysteine hydrolase family protein — protein sequence MEFDPAETALLVVDVQNGFCHPDGSLHAPHSEAVVEPVVALAERAGDAGVPVVYTRDVHPPGQFDGNHYYDEFERWGDHVVEGSWDAQLVDDLPTESAAHVVEKHTYDAFYETELDGWLSARGVRDLVICGTLANVCVLHTAGSAGLRDYRPVVVEDALGYIQPDHREYAVDHADWLFGETVGRESVSFAE from the coding sequence ATGGAGTTCGATCCGGCCGAGACGGCCCTCCTGGTGGTGGACGTACAGAACGGGTTCTGTCACCCGGACGGGAGCCTCCACGCCCCGCACAGCGAGGCGGTCGTGGAGCCGGTCGTCGCGCTGGCCGAGCGGGCGGGCGACGCCGGCGTCCCAGTCGTGTACACTCGGGACGTCCACCCGCCGGGACAGTTCGACGGCAACCACTACTACGACGAGTTCGAGCGCTGGGGTGACCACGTCGTCGAGGGGTCGTGGGACGCACAGCTGGTCGACGACCTCCCGACGGAGTCGGCCGCCCACGTCGTGGAGAAGCACACGTACGACGCCTTCTACGAGACGGAGTTGGACGGCTGGCTGTCGGCTCGCGGTGTGCGTGACCTGGTGATCTGCGGCACGCTCGCCAACGTGTGTGTCCTCCACACCGCCGGGTCGGCGGGACTGCGCGACTACCGCCCGGTCGTCGTGGAAGACGCCCTGGGCTACATCCAGCCGGACCACCGAGAGTACGCCGTCGACCACGCCGACTGGCTGTTCGGCGAGACGGTCGGCCGTGAGAGCGTCTCGTTCGCCGAGTAA
- a CDS encoding MGMT family protein, which translates to MTLTADDTGVYARHSERLGRYVEVGTASGQVVSVSFPETAPGDAADDGAVLSRVFEYLDGEADEFQDIAVALTVPTDHRTVLEATRNVPYGRSVGARRVARMAAGIDPDDDEDVRTVQSALRENPVPVFVPDHRVETSGATPGPVADRLREMEGI; encoded by the coding sequence GTGACACTGACAGCCGACGACACTGGGGTGTACGCGCGACACAGCGAGCGACTGGGCCGGTACGTCGAGGTCGGGACGGCCAGCGGACAGGTGGTTTCGGTGTCGTTCCCGGAGACGGCGCCGGGGGACGCGGCCGACGACGGGGCGGTTCTCTCTCGGGTGTTCGAGTATCTCGACGGCGAGGCAGACGAGTTCCAGGACATCGCCGTCGCGCTCACGGTGCCGACGGACCACCGGACGGTGTTGGAGGCGACCCGGAACGTGCCGTACGGGCGGTCCGTCGGGGCGCGGCGGGTGGCGCGGATGGCCGCCGGAATCGACCCGGACGACGACGAGGACGTGCGGACGGTCCAGTCGGCGCTGCGGGAGAACCCGGTGCCGGTGTTCGTCCCGGACCACCGCGTGGAGACGAGCGGCGCGACGCCCGGACCGGTCGCCGACCGACTGCGTGAGATGGAGGGTATCTGA
- the mutS gene encoding DNA mismatch repair protein MutS — MSAPSGIVGEFMSLKRETAADLLAMQCGDFYEFFGEDAETVADELDLKVSQKSSHGSSYPMAGVPVDDLEPYVRSLVERGYRVAVADQYETAGGHAREIQRVVSPGTVIDPDDAAARYLAAVVRETDGDGYGLAFADVTTGRFRAGRVADATAATAQLHRFDPVELLPGPDARTDDPAVDRADDATVTLHETTAFAPGRARHRLREQFGETALDAVGLDAEAAVAAAGAVLAYVETTGVGVTASMTRLGPLDAGDRVTLDATTRRNLELVETMQGDTDGTLLSTVDHTETAAGSRLLREWLTAPTQDRTEIRRRHDAVEALAGAALARDRLRELLSGTADVARLAARATNGSAGPRDLVAVRTALGLLPELAAAVADTPLSDGPVADVLAQPDQSAARELYEELESALAADPDDPGEGVIAPGYDEELDGVVDDYEAAREWLDELADREKRRHGLSHVTVDRNKTDGYYVQVGKSSADDVPEHYREIKTLKNSKRFVTDELAEREREVLRLEERREQLESELVTEVRERVAEAAELLQTVGRTLAELDTLAALATHAAQADWVRPTLSDDRRLAVEGGRHPVVEATTEFVPNDLRMDDDRSFLIVTGPNMSGKSTYMRQCALIVLLSQAGSFVPADAATLPVVDGVYTRVGALDELAQGRSTFMVEMQELSNILHSATADSLVVLDEVGRGTATYDGISIAWAATEYLHNEVRAKTLFATHYHELTTLADHLPRVHNVHVAVADDDGVTFLRRVRDGPTDRSYGVHVADLAGVPGPVVDRADEVLDRLRAEEAIEARGGEAGDASEAGDSEPTQAVFDLSAGEFTGGSEGGSSDDGADGADEAAADDGDDSDAPAVDPETEAVVSELQETDVTAVSPLELMSQVQEWQERIDDS, encoded by the coding sequence ATGAGCGCTCCCTCCGGAATCGTCGGCGAGTTCATGTCGCTCAAGCGGGAGACAGCGGCGGATCTGTTGGCGATGCAGTGTGGCGACTTCTACGAGTTCTTCGGTGAGGACGCGGAGACGGTGGCGGACGAACTGGACCTGAAGGTGTCACAGAAGTCTTCGCACGGCTCCTCGTACCCGATGGCCGGGGTGCCCGTCGACGACCTGGAGCCGTACGTCCGGTCGTTGGTGGAACGGGGCTACCGCGTCGCAGTCGCGGACCAGTACGAGACGGCCGGCGGCCACGCCCGCGAGATCCAACGGGTGGTGTCGCCCGGCACCGTGATCGACCCGGACGACGCGGCGGCGCGGTACCTCGCGGCCGTCGTCCGGGAGACGGACGGCGACGGCTACGGGCTGGCGTTCGCGGACGTGACCACCGGTCGATTCCGCGCCGGCCGGGTCGCGGACGCGACGGCCGCGACCGCACAGCTCCACCGTTTCGATCCGGTGGAACTCCTGCCCGGCCCGGACGCCCGGACGGACGACCCGGCCGTCGACCGGGCGGACGACGCGACCGTCACGCTCCACGAGACGACGGCGTTCGCCCCCGGGCGGGCGCGTCACCGCCTGCGCGAGCAGTTCGGCGAGACCGCGCTGGACGCCGTCGGACTGGACGCCGAGGCGGCCGTCGCGGCCGCCGGAGCGGTGCTAGCGTACGTGGAGACGACTGGCGTCGGCGTGACGGCGTCGATGACTCGGCTGGGGCCGTTGGACGCCGGCGACCGGGTGACGCTGGACGCGACGACCCGCCGGAACCTGGAGTTGGTCGAGACGATGCAGGGGGACACGGACGGCACGCTCCTGTCCACGGTGGACCACACGGAGACGGCGGCCGGCTCGCGGCTGCTCCGGGAGTGGTTGACGGCGCCCACCCAGGACCGGACGGAGATCCGTCGGCGTCACGACGCCGTCGAGGCGCTGGCGGGAGCAGCGCTGGCCCGCGACCGACTCCGGGAACTGTTGTCCGGCACGGCCGACGTAGCGCGGCTGGCCGCCCGGGCAACCAACGGGAGCGCCGGCCCGCGGGACCTCGTCGCCGTCCGGACGGCGTTGGGGCTCCTCCCGGAGCTGGCGGCGGCGGTCGCCGACACGCCGCTGTCGGACGGGCCGGTGGCGGACGTGTTGGCGCAGCCGGACCAGTCGGCCGCCCGGGAGCTGTACGAGGAGCTGGAGTCCGCACTCGCCGCGGATCCGGACGACCCCGGCGAGGGGGTGATCGCGCCCGGATACGACGAGGAACTAGACGGGGTCGTCGACGACTACGAGGCGGCCAGAGAGTGGTTGGACGAGCTCGCGGACCGAGAGAAGCGCCGGCACGGGCTGAGCCACGTCACGGTCGACCGCAACAAGACGGACGGCTACTACGTTCAGGTGGGGAAGTCGTCGGCCGACGACGTGCCGGAGCACTACCGGGAGATCAAGACGCTGAAGAACTCCAAGCGGTTCGTCACCGACGAGCTGGCAGAGCGGGAACGCGAGGTGCTGCGGCTGGAGGAACGCCGCGAGCAACTGGAGTCGGAGTTGGTGACGGAGGTGCGCGAACGGGTGGCCGAGGCCGCGGAACTGCTCCAGACGGTCGGCCGGACGCTGGCGGAGCTGGACACGCTGGCGGCGCTGGCGACCCACGCCGCCCAGGCGGACTGGGTGCGACCGACGCTGTCGGACGACCGTCGGCTGGCCGTCGAGGGTGGGCGCCACCCGGTCGTCGAGGCGACGACGGAGTTCGTCCCGAACGACCTCCGGATGGACGACGACCGCTCGTTCCTGATCGTCACCGGGCCGAACATGAGCGGCAAGTCGACGTACATGCGCCAGTGTGCGCTGATCGTGTTACTGTCGCAGGCCGGCAGCTTCGTTCCCGCGGACGCCGCGACGCTGCCGGTCGTCGACGGGGTCTACACCCGCGTCGGCGCCTTGGACGAACTGGCACAGGGCCGGTCGACGTTCATGGTGGAGATGCAGGAGCTGTCGAACATCCTCCACTCCGCGACGGCTGACTCGCTGGTCGTGTTAGACGAGGTGGGTCGTGGGACGGCGACGTACGACGGGATCAGTATCGCCTGGGCGGCCACGGAGTACCTCCACAACGAGGTCCGGGCGAAGACGTTGTTCGCCACCCACTACCACGAACTGACGACGCTCGCGGACCACCTCCCCCGGGTCCACAACGTCCACGTTGCCGTCGCGGACGACGACGGCGTGACGTTCCTCCGTCGGGTGCGCGACGGCCCGACGGACCGCTCGTACGGCGTCCACGTCGCGGACCTGGCGGGCGTCCCGGGTCCGGTCGTGGACCGCGCCGACGAGGTGCTGGATCGACTCCGGGCCGAGGAGGCCATCGAGGCTCGTGGCGGGGAGGCGGGTGACGCGAGCGAGGCGGGCGACTCCGAGCCGACACAGGCTGTGTTCGACCTCTCGGCCGGAGAGTTCACCGGCGGGAGCGAGGGCGGTAGTAGCGATGACGGCGCCGACGGCGCCGACGAGGCTGCCGCCGACGATGGCGACGACTCCGACGCTCCAGCCGTCGATCCGGAGACGGAAGCGGTCGTCTCGGAACTGCAGGAGACGGACGTGACGGCGGTGTCGCCGTTGGAGCTGATGTCGCAGGTGCAGGAGTGGCAGGAACGGATCGACGACTCGTGA
- a CDS encoding Hvo_1808 family surface protein — translation MRWLVPLFVVALVGVALAPAAAAAPADDATVETADDATVETADDATVETADDVRPDPANDTLGWEDGYWYDDPLPAVDPTDGLNQTELDKVVARSMARVEHIREVEFEKTVPVSLIDRDTFKQRYASGDGGGVPPAYRAFDNAKWEAIFAINESADSIAVANRNRGATVGGFYSPSEDRIVVVSDNTETPQLSEVTLSQELFHALQDQRFGYDALNYATREGHNTADGVVEGDGNYVDSLYSQQCEEEWNCLTDTGGEDSSGGGTSINFGRYFVTFQPYSDGPKYVKAVRERGGWEAVNALYDNPPVSSAAVAEVDLDETQPQTVTIEDQTAGDWQRVEVNGRPSYAKLGQPGVAAMFVRPLYNDANPDTWVVDPRNWLNRTETGELADDPLNYSVSVADGWDGDRLHVYRNADNETGYVWRIAWESEADAREFVDGYRQLLGHYGGDQVGDDTYVIPDSGFADAFQIRRSGDTVTIVNAPTLDDLTQVRTSASSVSTATEATPTPGRTASPTPAVGDSPTPTPTATAGEETATRTPGFGAVVALVALLAAAGLARRRDP, via the coding sequence ATGCGATGGCTCGTGCCGTTGTTCGTCGTGGCCCTGGTCGGGGTGGCGCTCGCTCCGGCGGCCGCGGCGGCCCCGGCAGACGACGCGACAGTCGAGACGGCCGACGACGCGACAGTCGAGACGGCCGACGACGCGACAGTCGAGACGGCCGACGACGTACGGCCCGACCCGGCGAACGACACGCTCGGGTGGGAGGACGGCTACTGGTACGACGACCCCCTACCTGCGGTCGATCCGACCGACGGGCTCAACCAGACGGAACTGGACAAGGTCGTCGCCCGGTCGATGGCCCGTGTCGAGCACATCAGAGAAGTGGAGTTCGAGAAGACGGTGCCGGTCTCGCTCATCGACCGGGACACGTTCAAACAACGGTACGCCTCCGGCGACGGCGGGGGCGTGCCGCCCGCCTACCGAGCGTTCGACAACGCAAAGTGGGAGGCGATCTTCGCAATCAACGAGTCGGCCGACTCGATCGCGGTCGCCAACCGGAACCGTGGCGCGACGGTCGGGGGGTTCTACAGCCCCAGCGAGGATCGGATCGTCGTGGTCAGCGACAACACGGAGACGCCACAGCTCAGCGAGGTGACGCTGTCACAGGAGCTGTTCCACGCGCTCCAGGATCAACGGTTCGGCTACGACGCGCTGAACTACGCCACCCGTGAAGGGCACAACACCGCCGACGGCGTCGTGGAGGGTGACGGCAACTACGTCGACAGCCTGTACAGCCAACAGTGTGAAGAAGAGTGGAACTGTCTCACCGACACCGGCGGCGAGGACAGCAGCGGCGGCGGCACGTCGATCAACTTCGGACGGTACTTCGTGACGTTCCAGCCGTACTCGGACGGCCCGAAGTACGTGAAGGCGGTCCGCGAGCGCGGCGGCTGGGAGGCGGTCAACGCCCTGTACGACAACCCGCCGGTCTCCTCGGCGGCAGTTGCCGAGGTGGACCTGGACGAGACGCAGCCACAGACGGTGACGATCGAGGATCAGACGGCCGGCGACTGGCAGCGTGTCGAGGTGAACGGCCGGCCGAGCTACGCGAAGCTGGGACAGCCGGGCGTGGCGGCGATGTTCGTTCGGCCGTTGTACAACGACGCGAACCCGGACACGTGGGTGGTCGACCCCCGGAACTGGCTCAACCGGACCGAGACCGGTGAGCTCGCGGACGACCCGCTGAACTACTCCGTGTCCGTCGCGGACGGCTGGGACGGCGACCGGCTCCACGTCTACCGAAACGCCGACAACGAGACCGGCTACGTCTGGCGGATCGCCTGGGAGTCGGAGGCGGACGCCCGGGAGTTCGTCGACGGCTACCGGCAGCTGTTGGGCCACTACGGCGGTGACCAGGTCGGGGACGACACCTACGTGATCCCCGACTCCGGGTTCGCGGACGCCTTCCAGATCCGTCGGTCCGGCGACACCGTGACGATCGTCAACGCGCCGACGTTGGACGACCTGACGCAGGTCCGCACGTCGGCGTCGTCGGTGTCGACGGCGACGGAGGCGACGCCGACGCCGGGCCGGACGGCGTCGCCGACCCCGGCTGTCGGCGACTCGCCGACGCCGACCCCGACGGCGACCGCGGGCGAGGAGACGGCGACCCGGACGCCCGGGTTCGGCGCAGTGGTCGCGCTCGTGGCACTGCTGGCGGCCGCCGGGCTGGCGCGGCGGCGGGACCCGTAG
- the mutL gene encoding DNA mismatch repair endonuclease MutL, producing MSERDPVEITPLDDRTVREIAAGEVVERPASVVKELVENSLDAGASRVAVSVADGGQESIRVRDDGHGIARDQLRRAVAEHATSKLDGIGELDAGVGSLGFRGEALYTVGAVSRLTVRSRPSGAETGAEVVVDHGDTGEVTPAGCPTGTVVTVRELFGETPARRKFLKTAATEFDRVNAVVSAYALANPGVAVSLEHDDREVFATPGDGDRRSAVLSVYGREVAESMLSVSGARSVTVAGTDAEVRVTGLVSEPETTRASRSYVTTFVDGRWIRDGQLRRAVVDAYDGQLAADRYPFAVLSVSVPPAAVDVNVHPRKTEVRFDDDAAVVETVRETVREGLLSAGLLRTSAPRGRSAPEETELDPAVLGGAGHGPTPGEGDDTSDASPSDTDDATPTGTDDASPSEDSDTASGPTDADTDTDTDAAAETDTPRDDTTDDSMGAADDETATTTDEVLSAWGATESEDDADPADGNEAGTTDARGPADGNETGTTDTGDPADDSGDPASPHDPHDDESAATASEAATAGDAPTPRDWQASAAGQRTLDGGRTDDWRDHDSLPSLRVLGQYDDTYVVCETAAGLVLVDQHAADERVNYERLRRAAGLADGDDPAVQALAEPVTVSVTAREAALFDAFREALTAAGFRAESVDDPSADRAVAVTAVPAVFDAALDPELLRDTLVSFAEDVATHDRPTADAADDLLADLACYPSITGATSLTEGSVAALLSALDECENPYACPHGRPVLVRFDATEIDDRFERDYPGHDDRRER from the coding sequence ATGAGCGAGCGCGACCCCGTCGAGATCACACCCTTGGACGACCGGACGGTCCGGGAGATCGCCGCCGGGGAGGTGGTCGAACGGCCGGCCAGCGTGGTGAAGGAACTCGTCGAGAACAGCTTGGACGCCGGCGCGAGCCGTGTCGCCGTCAGCGTCGCGGACGGCGGCCAGGAGTCGATCCGAGTGCGCGACGACGGCCACGGGATCGCCCGCGACCAGCTCCGGCGGGCGGTCGCGGAACACGCGACGAGCAAGCTCGACGGGATCGGGGAGCTGGACGCCGGGGTCGGCAGCCTGGGTTTCCGCGGGGAGGCGTTGTACACGGTCGGTGCGGTGTCGCGGCTGACGGTGCGGTCGCGGCCGTCGGGCGCGGAGACGGGCGCGGAGGTGGTCGTCGACCACGGCGACACCGGAGAGGTGACGCCGGCGGGCTGTCCGACCGGCACCGTCGTCACGGTGCGGGAGCTGTTCGGCGAGACGCCGGCCCGCCGGAAGTTCCTGAAGACGGCCGCCACGGAGTTCGACCGCGTGAACGCCGTCGTCTCGGCGTACGCCCTGGCCAACCCGGGGGTGGCGGTGTCGTTGGAGCACGACGACCGAGAGGTGTTCGCCACGCCCGGCGACGGCGACCGGCGGTCGGCGGTATTGTCCGTCTACGGTCGCGAGGTGGCGGAGTCGATGCTGTCCGTGTCGGGGGCGCGGTCGGTGACGGTCGCGGGGACGGACGCCGAGGTCCGGGTGACCGGGCTCGTGTCGGAGCCGGAGACGACCCGGGCGAGCCGGTCGTACGTGACGACGTTCGTCGACGGGCGGTGGATCAGAGACGGCCAACTCCGTCGGGCGGTCGTGGACGCGTACGACGGGCAGTTGGCGGCGGACCGGTACCCGTTCGCCGTGTTGTCCGTCTCCGTCCCGCCGGCGGCCGTCGACGTGAACGTCCACCCACGGAAGACCGAGGTGCGATTCGACGACGACGCGGCCGTCGTGGAGACGGTCCGGGAGACCGTCCGCGAGGGACTGCTGTCTGCGGGGCTCCTCCGGACGAGCGCGCCACGCGGACGGTCCGCGCCCGAAGAGACGGAGCTGGACCCGGCGGTGCTGGGCGGGGCGGGTCACGGACCGACGCCGGGCGAGGGTGACGACACTAGCGACGCCTCGCCGAGCGACACCGACGACGCCACACCGACCGGTACCGACGACGCCTCACCGAGTGAGGACAGCGACACGGCGTCGGGCCCGACGGACGCCGACACCGACACCGACACCGACGCGGCTGCGGAGACCGACACGCCGCGCGACGATACCACAGACGACTCCATGGGGGCGGCCGACGACGAGACGGCGACGACCACAGACGAGGTGTTGTCGGCGTGGGGGGCGACGGAGTCGGAGGACGACGCGGACCCAGCCGACGGGAACGAGGCGGGGACGACGGACGCGAGAGGCCCAGCCGACGGGAACGAGACGGGGACGACGGACACGGGGGACCCAGCCGACGACTCGGGGGACCCGGCGAGTCCACACGACCCACACGACGACGAGTCGGCAGCGACGGCGAGCGAGGCGGCGACTGCGGGCGACGCCCCGACCCCGCGGGACTGGCAGGCGTCGGCGGCGGGCCAGCGGACACTGGACGGCGGGCGGACGGACGACTGGCGGGACCACGACAGTCTGCCGTCGCTGCGGGTGTTGGGGCAGTACGACGACACGTACGTCGTCTGCGAGACGGCCGCGGGGTTGGTGCTCGTCGACCAGCACGCGGCCGACGAACGGGTGAACTACGAACGGCTGCGGCGAGCGGCGGGGCTGGCGGACGGGGACGACCCGGCGGTCCAGGCGCTGGCGGAACCGGTGACGGTGTCGGTGACGGCCCGGGAGGCGGCGTTGTTCGACGCCTTCCGAGAGGCGCTGACGGCCGCAGGGTTCCGGGCGGAGTCGGTCGACGACCCGTCGGCGGACCGTGCGGTCGCGGTGACGGCCGTGCCGGCGGTGTTCGACGCCGCCTTGGACCCGGAGTTGTTGCGAGACACGCTCGTCTCGTTCGCAGAGGACGTTGCGACCCACGACCGACCGACGGCCGACGCCGCAGACGACCTGTTGGCGGACCTGGCGTGTTACCCCTCGATCACCGGCGCGACGTCGCTGACGGAGGGGTCGGTCGCGGCGTTGTTGTCCGCGCTGGACGAGTGTGAGAACCCGTACGCCTGCCCGCACGGCCGGCCGGTGCTCGTTCGGTTCGACGCGACGGAGATCGACGACCGGTTCGAACGCGACTACCCCGGCCACGACGACCGGCGGGAACGGTGA
- a CDS encoding sensor histidine kinase, which yields MDSAARRAAGTVTVLATGVAAAVAQTAVFPTTVLGPWRLAGLAFPAAVAGGVLVVGRLRGELTRTVGRLLFGGAGLVYVGAIGQALGPVVARPPPVDLLTTTVPLATGCVGVAAAVARWVAVDRRRAAALVDRERRAAAQRAELERQADRMESFAGVVSHDLRNPLEVARANLDVAAENGDLDRLDAVVDSLDRMEQIIGDALALARIGPAAVETGRVRLADSVRTAWDGVATEEATLELTVQPGTVIVADETYLRRLLENLFRNAVDHAGPAPTVTVAATDDGFRVDDDGPGVPPERRDEVTEAGLTTANDGTGFGLSIVDRIAAAHGWRLTVGESTTGGARFAFDRVEVSETGSVDGGELATADGSGDWAGGVREE from the coding sequence ATGGACAGTGCGGCGCGGCGTGCGGCGGGGACGGTCACGGTGCTGGCTACGGGTGTAGCTGCGGCCGTGGCCCAGACGGCGGTGTTTCCGACGACGGTGCTGGGGCCGTGGCGGCTGGCCGGGCTGGCGTTTCCGGCGGCGGTCGCCGGAGGGGTCCTGGTGGTGGGGCGGCTACGCGGAGAGCTGACCCGGACGGTCGGCCGGCTGTTGTTCGGCGGCGCCGGGCTCGTGTACGTCGGCGCGATCGGGCAGGCGTTGGGACCGGTCGTCGCCCGTCCGCCTCCGGTCGATCTGTTGACGACGACGGTGCCGTTGGCGACCGGCTGTGTGGGCGTGGCCGCGGCCGTCGCCAGGTGGGTCGCCGTCGACAGACGACGGGCGGCTGCGCTCGTCGACCGGGAACGACGAGCGGCCGCACAGCGGGCGGAGTTGGAGCGACAGGCCGACCGGATGGAGTCGTTCGCGGGAGTCGTGAGCCACGACCTCCGGAACCCGTTGGAGGTGGCGCGCGCCAACCTGGACGTGGCGGCAGAGAACGGCGATCTCGACCGGTTGGACGCGGTCGTGGACTCCTTAGACCGGATGGAGCAGATCATCGGCGACGCGTTGGCGCTGGCTCGGATCGGCCCGGCGGCCGTCGAGACCGGGCGGGTGCGACTCGCCGACAGCGTCCGGACGGCCTGGGACGGGGTCGCCACGGAGGAGGCGACGCTGGAGCTGACGGTGCAGCCGGGGACCGTGATCGTGGCCGACGAGACGTACCTCCGACGACTGCTCGAGAACCTGTTTCGCAACGCCGTCGACCACGCCGGCCCGGCGCCGACGGTGACGGTGGCGGCTACGGACGACGGCTTCCGCGTGGACGACGACGGCCCGGGGGTGCCGCCGGAGCGGCGCGACGAGGTGACGGAGGCTGGCCTCACGACGGCCAACGACGGCACGGGGTTCGGGCTGAGCATCGTCGACCGAATCGCGGCCGCTCACGGCTGGCGGCTGACGGTCGGGGAGTCGACGACCGGCGGCGCTCGGTTCGCGTTCGACCGCGTCGAGGTGTCCGAGACGGGGAGTGTCGACGGCGGCGAACTGGCGACCGCAGACGGGAGCGGCGACTGGGCCGGTGGCGTCAGAGAGGAGTGA
- a CDS encoding GHMP kinase, which produces MTRTATAHAPGSVTLAFAPTRDGQGSRGISLTTADGVEAEVRPADDTRVWLDGEATAFEPVEGVLERLGVAAAVELTAATPVGAGFGASGAATLATALAANAAFDLGRDRSALVEAAARAEVAAGTGLGDVFVQNRGGLVYDTGDGRRRRARTGDLQYVSHGGITTADVLGDEAAMERVRAAATDAFAAFDPSASLSTLLSVGRTFTDRTGLATDRVQETFERVAAAGGTATAAMVGETVVATGAGDTLPNATRLTDTGARLR; this is translated from the coding sequence GTGACACGGACCGCGACCGCACACGCCCCCGGGAGCGTCACGCTCGCGTTCGCGCCCACACGGGACGGCCAGGGGTCGCGCGGCATCTCTCTCACCACGGCAGACGGCGTCGAGGCGGAGGTCCGACCGGCAGACGACACCCGCGTCTGGCTCGACGGTGAAGCGACGGCCTTCGAACCGGTCGAGGGTGTGTTGGAACGGCTGGGTGTCGCGGCGGCCGTCGAGCTGACGGCGGCGACGCCGGTCGGCGCCGGCTTCGGTGCCAGCGGCGCGGCGACGCTTGCGACGGCGCTGGCGGCGAACGCAGCGTTCGACCTCGGCCGCGACCGGTCGGCGCTCGTCGAGGCGGCTGCCCGCGCCGAGGTGGCCGCCGGCACGGGGCTGGGCGACGTGTTCGTCCAGAACCGGGGCGGGCTCGTGTACGACACCGGCGACGGGCGGCGCCGTCGGGCCCGGACGGGTGATCTCCAGTACGTCTCACACGGCGGGATCACGACGGCGGACGTGTTGGGCGACGAGGCGGCGATGGAGCGGGTGCGGGCGGCGGCGACGGACGCCTTCGCCGCGTTCGACCCGTCGGCGTCGCTGTCGACGCTGTTGTCGGTCGGGCGGACGTTCACTGACCGGACGGGACTGGCGACCGACCGAGTGCAGGAGACGTTCGAACGGGTGGCGGCGGCCGGGGGAACGGCGACGGCGGCGATGGTGGGGGAGACGGTGGTGGCGACCGGTGCCGGCGACACCCTCCCGAACGCCACACGGCTGACGGACACGGGCGCACGACTCCGGTGA